GCCGTCGAGGTCTTCGGTGTCGCGGAACTCCTCGCTCACGATCGTGGCGGCGTTCGTGTACGAGACGACGTACTCCTTGAACCACAGGTCATTGCTGAGCACGTGATTGATCAGCGCACCGAGTAGCACGACGTCGGAGCCCGCGCGGATCGGTACGTGCTTGTCCGCGACCGCGGTGGTGCGGGTGAAACGCGGGTCGACATGGATGATCTTCGCGCCACGCGACTTCGCCTCCTCCACCCACTGGAAACCGACCGGGTGGCACTCGGCCATATTGGAGCCCTGGATGATGATGCAGTCGGCATTCGCCATGTCCTGGAGGGACTGCGTCGCGCCGCCACGACCGAACGAGGTTCCCAGACCGGGAACCGTTGCGGAGTGTCAAATGCGCGCCTGGTTCTCGACCTGGATCGCACCCGCCGCCGTGAACAGCTTCTTGATCAGGTAGTTCTCTTCGTTGTCGAGCGTCGCTCCGCCCAGCGCGGCGATGCCCATCGTGCGGCGCAGCAGGCGGCCGTCTTCGTCGTGCTCCTGCCAGGTGTTCCTCCGCGACTCCACGAACCGCTCCGCGATCATGTCGATCGCGGTGTCACGGTCGAGCCGTTGCCATTCGGTCGCTCGCGGCGGGCGGTACAGCACCTGGGTCTGTCGCCCGGGTGAGTTGACCAGTTGCTCGCTGGCGGCACCCTTCGGACACAACCGGCCGCGCGAGACCGGCGAGTCGGGATCGCCCTCGATCTGGACGACCTGCTCGTCCTTGACGAAAACGCGCTGGCCGCAGCCGACCGCACAGTACGGGCAGACGCTTTGGACAACCCGGTCCGCGGTTGACGTACGCGGCGCCAGCTCGCGCGTACGCTCAGACGTCACCGCCGGCCCGCGACCCAGCCGGTCGCCCGAGAGCACCTGCCTGACGACCGGCCACTCCAGGAACGTCCGACGCATTCCGCAATCCTAAGCCCGTGCCACCGCGTCGGCCAGCGTTTCCATTCGGGCGAGTGCGTCCACGTAACCGCCCAGGTGCACGGCGAGCTGGGCGGCGCCTGCCTCGCCGTACCTGGCGACGGTCTCGGCCACTTGTGCGGCAGACGCGGTTGGCTCCCAGCCGATGCGCAGTGCGGGTATGACCGTGCGATCCGGGGTGAGCTCGGACAACGTCGCCGCGTTCGCGGCGAACTCCGCGGGATCAGCGGGGAGTCCCTGCCAGATATCTGCGTACCGCGCGGCCCGACGAAGCGCCGGCACGCTGTTGCCTCCGACCATGATCGGCACCGAGCGACCCTCGGGCACGGGCGCGAACACGCCGTGCTCGTAGGAGAATCGGCGGCCGTCGTATGGCGCCTCACCTCCCGCGAACAAGTGCCGCAGCAACTCGAGCACGTCGTCGGTGACGGCTCCCCGTCGGGAGAAGTCACCTCCGACGGCATCGAACTCTTCCCGGCTCCAGCCGACCCCTACGCCGAGGACGATTCGACCGCCGGAGAGCTCATGCAGAGTCGCGACCTGGCGGGCGAGCACGAACGGATTCCGGAGCGGCCCGATCAACACCGAGGTACCCAACCGCAGCCGCTCCGTGACCGCGGAGAGGTGCGCGATGGTCACCAACGGCTCATAGACACCGCCGAACGTCGTGCCCCATTCGCCCGGCGGCAGCACATGATCGGGTAACCAAGCCGTTGTGAACCCCAGCTCCTCGGCCGCACGTGCGAGGTCGACGAGCGTCCGCGCAGGCATCGACGTCGACTCGTCGGGCAGTACGACCTGAAGCTCCATGGCTCAGCGGGTGGTGACCGAGGTGTACGCGACGACTCCGCGGCGTAGCAGTGCGCCGGCATCGCGGGCGGTTTCGCGCAGATCGGTTGGCCCGGCGGCGTTGGCGACCTGGTCGGCGACGTCGAGGACCAGCTTGACGGCACGGACGAAGTCGCCCGCTTCCAGCTCGGCCTCGGTGAGCACCTCATCGAGCGGACGACCGCTCGCCCACTGCCAAGCGGCGTATGCGAAACCGAAGTCCGGCCGCCGCAGGAACGACAGGCGATGGTCGCGTTCGACGCGTTCGAGATCGGCGCCGATACCCGACATCCGTGACGCGACTGCGCGTACCTCTTGCGTCGGGTAACGGGCACCCGCGGCCTGCTCCGGATTGCGCGTCTCGTACGTGAGCCCCGACAGCACCGCGCATAGCTCGGCCGGAGTCAGGTCGTCCCAGACGCCGCGCCGCATACACTCGCCGGCGACGAGGTCGAGCTCGGTGTAGAGCCGGGTCAGCCGCTCGCCGTCGGGCGTCACCGTGTCTCCGTCGAGATACCCGAGCTCGCCGAGTACATCGCATACGCGGTCGAACTGGCGCGCGATGGTGTTCGTACGCGTTTCGATCTGCCGACGCTGCGTTGCGGTGTCGCGTTCGAGCTTCAGGTAGCGATCCGCCCAGCGCACACGGTCTTCGCGGTCGGGCGCGTTGTGGCACGGATGCGCACGCAACTCTTCGCCCAGCTCTTCCAGCTCGGGGTCGGCCGGCGCCGGCTCCTTGCGGCGCGAACGGTGCGGCGAGTCGGGGTCCATGTCTCGCGTCTTCGCCCGGAGCGCCGACGCGAGATCGCGGCGCGAACCCGGGTTGCGCGGGTTGTACGACTTGGGCACCCGCATCCGGACCAGCGGCTCGACCGGCGTCGGAAAGTCGCCGGACGACAGCCGTCGCGAGTGCCGGTCGAGGGTGAGTACGAGGGGTCGTGGGCCGTTCGGGTCGGAGTACGTACCCGGGTCGACGACGACCGCCAGCCCGGCCCAGCGGCCGCCCGGCACGTCGATGACGTCGCCGGGCTTGAGCGCGTTGAGCGATTCGACGGCGCGTTCACGTGCGACCGCCTTGCGTCGCTTCGAGCCTTTCGACTCGAGCTCGCCGATGCGTCGCCGAAGCCGTGCGTACTCGATGAAGTCACCGGCCTCGCCCTGAGCCGCCTCCGCGTACCCCTCGAGCGCCTCCTCGGCCTTGCGCACCTTGCGGGCGAGCCCGACAACGGCCCGGTCTGCCTGGAACTGCGCGAACGACTGCTCCAGCATCTCGCGCGCCGTCGAGCGTCCGACCTGGCGGACCAGATTGACGGCCATGTTGTACGAAGGGTGGAACGACGACCGCAGCGGATAGGTGCGCTTCGACGCCAGTCCCGCCACCTGGCGCGGGTCGAGGCCGGGCTGCCAGAGCACGACCCCGTGGCCCTCGACGTCGATGCCGCGCCGGCCGGCTCGGCCGGTCAGCTGGGTGTACTCCCCCGGCGTGATGTCGGCATGCGTCTCGCCGTTCCATTTCGACAGCTTCTCGAGGACGACCGACCGCGCCGGCATGTTGATGCCGAGGGCGAGCGTCTCCGTCGCGAACACCGCCTTGACCCGCCCACGGCTGAACAGTTCCTCGACGACCTCCTTGAACGTCGGCAGCAGTCCCGCATGATGGCTGGCGATGCCGCGGGCGAGCCCCTCGACGAAGTCGTGGTAACCGAGTACGTACAGGTCGTCGCGCGGGATGTGCGCGCAGTGCTCCGCCACGAACGCGCGAATCTCGGACTCCTCGCTCGGCGAAGTGAGCCTCAGCCCGCTCGCGAGGCACTGCTGCACCGCCGCCGCACAGCCGGCACGGCTGAAGATGAACACGATCGCGGGCAGCAGTCCGGCGGCGTCGAGACGGTTCAGTACGTCGACCCGATTGGGTGTGTAGTGCCGGCCGCGATTCCGGCTCGCGGCGTACGAGCGCCCGCGCCGGCCGCCCTTGTTGGGGCGAGGACCCCGCCCACGACCCGATCCCCCGATGCTGCGGGCGCGCCACTCGTCGCGGGCGATGCGCTCGAGCTCGCGGTTGACCCTCGGCCCGCCATCGGCCCGTTCATCCTCCTCGAACAGGTCGAACATCCGCCGGCCCACCATCACGTGCTGGTACAGCGGCACTGGACGCCGTTCCTCGACGACGGTGACGGTGTCGCCGCGCACCTCGCTGAGCCAATCGCCGAACTCCTCGGCGTTGGAGACGGTCGCCGACAGCGAAACCAACGAGACCGACTCCGGCAGGTGGATGATGACCTCTTCCCATACGGCTCCGCGGAACCGATCGGCAAGGTAATGGACCTCGTCCATGACGACATGGCCGAGGCCTTCGAGCGTGCGAGACCCCGCGTACAACATGTTGCGCAACACCTCGGTCGTCATCACGACGACGGGAGCGTCGCCGTTGACAGAGTTGTCGCCGGTCAGCAAGCCGACGTTGGACTCGCCGTACCGCGCGGCCAGGTCGGCGTACTTCTGGTTCGACAGCGCCTTGATCGGTGTCGTGTAGAAGCATTTGCGTCCCTGCTCGAGGGCGAGATGCACGGCGAACTCACCGACGATCGTCTTACCCGAACCGGTCGGCGCAGCGACGAGCACGCCGTGACCGTCTTCGAGCGCCTGACACGCCTCGACCTGGAACGCGTCCAGATCGAACTCGTACAGCTCGCGGAACCCGGCGAATGCGGGTCTGGCCCGATCGGCCTTGAACTGGGCATACCGTTCGGCCGGGGAGGTCATGCCTGCAGCCTAACCGTCAAGCGGGTGCGAACACCCGCAGCGCACCCGGACGTACCTCCACGGTCATCGGAAGTGCCCCGAGGCGCTCACCGTCGCCGTAGGCGACGACGTCGGCCGCGGCGATGCTCACCCGCCGTACGCGTACCTTCTCGTAGCGCGGATGTTGGGCCAGGCTGCCGGTGAACAATCGCGGGTAGGACCGGACCAGCTGCGTCTTGCTGATCGGGTGGATGATCGCGACATCGAGCAGACCGTCGTCGATCTCGGCGCCCTCGCAGATGCGCAGGCCGCCGCCGAAGGAGGGCCCGTTGCCGACCGCGACGAGCATCGCCTCCAGCTCGCGTACCTCGCCGTCGAGCTCGAGGGTGAACCGGATCGGCTCGAACCCCATCAGCTCGGCAACGGTTGCGATGTTGTAGCGCATCTGCCCGTGCGGCCAGCGCATCCGGTTGGCACGCTCGTTGACGGCTGAGTCGAAACCCGATGCGATCACGGTCGTGATGTGGCGGCCGAATGCGTGTGCCAGGTCGACTCGCCGGGTACGCCCCGCGATGATCGTGTTAACGGCGGCCCGGGCGTGTTTGCGGTCGAGCGACAGGTGCCGGGCCGCATCGTTACCGGTGCCCGCCGGCACGATGCCGAGTGGTGTGTCGGTGCCGGCGAGCGCGTCGGCCGCCAAGTGCACGAGTCCGTCGCCGCCGATGACCACAACGGCGTCGGCCTCCTGCGCGCTCGCCCGGGCGAGGTCGGCCGCCTCATCGCCGTCGCGGCCTTGGCGTACGCGTACGGTCAGCCCGGATCGTTGAAGCAGCGGAATCGCCTCGGCGGCGACCTTGGCACCTCTGCCCTGGCCGGCGGTCGGGTTGACGAGGACGTCGACATGGCGGATCGGACGGACGGGCATGGGCAGGGAGCCTAACGTCTCAGCTGCGCGCCGCGTAGTCACGCAGCGCACGTAGGAAGTCGATCTCGCGGAACGCGGGCCACGGCGCCTCGCACACGTACAGATGGGCGTGTGCACTCTGCCAGGACAGGAAGTTCGACAGCCGCTGCTCACCGCTCGTGCGAATGATGAGCTCTGGGTCGGGCTGGCCAGCCGTGTAGAGGTGCCGCTCGATGTCTTCGATGGTCAGATCGGCGGCGAGCTCGCTCGGCGACGCGCCGCCCTGTGCACGCTCCAGCATCAGGTTGCGGGCCGCGTCGACTATCTCCTGCTGCCCGCCGTACCCGACCGCCAAGGTAGCGTGGAACCCCGTCGAGTAGTCGGCAGTCGCCTCGACGGCGCCTTTCAACGCCCGTGCGGTCGAGTCGGGCAGCGCGTCGAGCATTCCGGCAGTGTGCACACGCCACCGGTCGTTCTGGGTGGCGAGCCGATGGGCGAGGCCCTTCTCGATGACCTGCATCAGGAAGTCGACCTCTGCGCGACCGCGGCGGTTGAGGTTCTCCGTCGAGCACAGATAGACCGTGACATGGCGAACGTCGACCTTCGTGCACCAGCCGAGCATCTCCTCGGCACGTTCGGCGCCGTACTTGTGCCCAAGGCTCACGTTGGCGAGTCCCGAGCGACGCGCCCAGCGCCGGTTGCCGTCCATGATCAGCCCGACATGCGCCGGGCGCGACCCGGACATGACCTGTCTGCGCAGCCGTTGCACGTACGCCGCCCGCAGCGGCCCTGGAACGCGCACGCGTCAGTCGTCGAGCCGGCTCGGCCGGTCATCGTCGGGGTCGTGCGGGATCTCCAGGTCGGACTGCTCCTCGTCGTCGTACTTGTCGTAGTCGCCCTCGAGCGAGACGCCGCGGCGGCGGTCGATCAGCCGGGCGAGGATCTCCGAGATCAGGAACAGCGCCGTCATCGGCAGCGCGAGGAAAAGCATGCTGATCGGGTCGGTCGACGGCGTCGCAACGGCGGCGAAGACGAACACGCCGACGATGATCCACGGCCGGTACTCCCCCAGCTGGCGGCCCTTGACGACGCCGGCGAGGTTGAGCAGCAGTACGAAGAGCGGGATCTCGAACGCGACGCCGAAGACCAGGAGCATCCGGAGCACGAAGTTCAGATAGCCGGTGACGCTGGTGAGGTTCGAGACGTCGCCAGGGGTGAACCCGATCAGGATCTCGATGCCTTTGGGCAGCACGTAGTAGCCGGTGGCGATGCCGATGGCGAACAGCGGGCCTGCAACGCACGCGAACACGATGCCCCAGCGGCGCTCGTTCGCGTGCAGGCCCGGCATGATGAACGCCCAGATCTGCCAAAGCCAGATCGGCGAGGCGAGCACGAGCCCGGCGACAAGGCTCACCTTCAAGTTGAGGGTGAACGCGTCGGCGACACCCGTGAGCGTCAGCTCTGCATTGATGTCCTCGCCCTCGGCGAGGAGCTGGCTGATGCCCTCCCGGTAAGGCCGGGTGAGGAGGTCGAACAGCTGGTCGTAGAAGAAGAACGCGACGATCGATCCCACAAAGATCGCGAGCACGCCCTTGACGAGCCGATTGCGAAGCTCACGCAGATGCTCGCGCAGCGGCATCGTGCCGTCGGGAGCAGGCTCGGGCTTTTTGCGTCCACGGGGTAGACGCATGCCTAGTACCACCGGTTTGCCGGCGGACTAGTTGGACTGATCGCGGGGTACGACGTTGCCGGTCTTCTCGTCGATGTCGTACGTCGCGCGGGTGCTGTCGCTCGTCTCGATCTCGGGAGTCGACTCGTCGTCGGACTTCTTCTTCGAGTCGTCGTCATCGCCGTCGATGAGGCCCTTCGTCTCCGACTTGAAGATGCGCAGGGCCCGGCCGCTGCCGCGGGCGAGGTCGGGGAGTTTCTTGGCGCCGAAGAGCAAGACGACAACGGCAATGATCAAGATGATCTCGGTGGGGCCGATCTGCCTGAACATGGTCTCCTCGTTACTCCATCGGCGTGGTTGGTGCTGCCACCGTCCAGCATACGCGCCGAGTTGTCCAGACGATGAACGCAACCCGACAGTGGGCTGAGATGAGTGCCGCCGTCACTGGTACGCCGCGAGTGCCTCCCGGGCCTGCGTACCGACCTCCACGGCCAGCGAGTCCGGCTCCAGAACCACCGCGGAGCCGCCCTGTCGGAGCAGCAACCGGCGCAGCCAGGCGAGGTCGCCGACCCGCATGACGACGCGCAGCACGCCGTCGGGACGCTCCTCGATCGAGTCGTTCGGGTAATACTCGGCGATCCAATGCGCCGCCGGTGACAGGTCGATCACGGCGCGCGGCGAGTCCGGATCGGGTTGGAACAGACCGGCGGACAGGTCGCGCGCGGCGACGTCGTGGTCGGCGACCGGTTCGTCGAGCAGCCGGATGTCGGTGACCCGGTCGAGCCGGAACAGGCGTACGTCGTCGGCGCGGTAGCACCACGCCTCGAGGTACGGACGTCCCTCGCCGGTCACCAGCCGCAGCGGGTCGACATCGCGTTCGGTCTGCTCGTCGCGCGACGGTACGAGGTACGACAGATGCATTCGACGACCGCGCGCGATGCCTTCGGTGACGGTGTTCTTGACATCATTCGAGACGTCCTCGACGTGCACCTCGATCGCGCTCGCGGCCGCAGCACCGTCGCCGGCCGCCGACTCGAGCTTGGCAAGCGCCGACTCGATCGCCTCCCGCTCCTCGTCACCCGCGGAGGCACGCAGCGTGCGCAGGGCGACGATCAGCGACAGTGCTTCGTACTTGGTGAGCCGCAGCGGGCGCGAGAGGAACTCGGCGTTGTCGATGTAGACCACACCGTCGGACTCCAACGCGTCCATGTCGACGTCGATCATCTCGCCGGTCACCGCATCGGGCAGCCCGCAGAACCACAGCACGTTCAGGTCGTTGACGATCTGTGACGTCGAGACCCCGAAGTCGGATGCCACCTGGTCGACCGGGATGCCCTCGTGGCTGCGCAGGTACGGCACCAGCGCGAGCATTCGGGTGACCTGGTCTCTTGCCCCGCTCATTCGACGCCACTCCCCGCATGTGTCTTCTCGACCCCGCGCAACCGGTCGACGACGAGCGAGACCAGCTCGGCCGGCTCGACGGCGACCACGTCGGGGCCGTACGACGCGACCTCCTCTGCGAGGGAGTTCAGGCTCGCGTACGGCACCGACAACGTAGACCAGTCATCGGCATCGGTCACCTCCGTCGCGCGCCGGCGCATGCCGAAGGCCGTGCCTGCACGGGCGCGTACGGTCGCGACGTTGTCGGCGGGTGCTGGAAACAGCGCGGACGCCATGGCGCGTACGTCGGCGTCGTCGGGTACGTCGTACTCCCCCGGCGAGCCGGCTGTCGAGACCTCGCCGATGATCCGCGAGAGCCGGAACAACCGTGGGCCTTCTCGGCCGCGGTCGTAACCTGCGAGGTACCACCGGCCGTGCCACGAGACGACACCCCACGGCTCGATCTCGCGCCACGTGCTCTGCTGGCCGATCCGTCCGTACGTGAACTCCACCGGGGTGCGGCTGAGCAGCGCATCCCACAGCGGCTCGAACGCGGGCTCGGAAGCGGCGAGCTGCGGCTCGACGAGGTTCAGCAGGTCGGAGTCGACGGGTACGCCCGCCGCCTTCAGCTTGACCACCGCCGACGATGCCTCCGTCGCCAGGCGAGCGTGCTGCCACACCCGCGCGGCGAGGCCGACGACAGCCGCCTCGTGGGCCTCCAGGGTGATCTCGGGCAGCTCGAACTCATCGCGACGAATCCGGTAGCCGACCTCGTCGTCGAAGAACCTTTCGTTGGACCCGACCTCGATCTCGATGCCGATGTCGCGGAGCTCGTCCTTGTCGCGCTCGAACATCCGGTCGAACGCCTCCGCGCTCTGCCCGTGATAGCCGGTCACGGCCTCGCGGATGCGCTCCTTGGGTAGGAAGCCCCGGGACACGAGCAGCGCGATGACGAGGTTCATCAAGCGTTCGCTCTTGCGTGTGGTCGCCACCGTGGACGTTCCTCCCGTTCCGCCGCGCCGGATCGCTGCGGGTCAGACGTTACACGCCCTGCGCCGCAAGATCGCGGACTCGGTCGCCTACCCTTCGGCCATGATCCGGATGCGCGAAGGTGAAGTCGTCGAGGTGCGGGCGGAGTGGCCCGGTGCCCGTGAGCTGAGCGTCGAAATGGACGGAGATCGGGTACGCGCGCTCGCGTACGTCGATGTCGTCGGCTCGCCCGAGCCCGGCGACCGGGTGATCCTGAACGCGACCGCATTGCTCATGAGACTCGGCACCGGCGGGTACGCGCTGGTGACCGCTCTACCCGACCGGCTGCCCGCGGATCCTCCGCCCGCGCCGGGGCATCTGGTCAAGGCGCGTTACACGCCGTTGCAGACGACGGTGCTCGGCGTCGACGAACAGGACTCCCCCGACCACGCGACTCTGCGCGATGCCGACGACCTCGGCGGGCTGCCGGTGATCGTGGCCGACCTGCACTCCGCGCTGCCCGCGATCCTCGCTGGAGCGCGCGCCGTACGTGCTGACGCGCGGATCGCGTACGTGATGACAGATGGCGGCGCATTGCCGGCCGCGTTCTCGCGTACCGTCGCCGGACTACAAGAGGCCGGCTGGCTGCAGGCAACGATCACCGTCGGGCAGGCGTACGGCGGCGACCTCGAGGCCGTCACGCTGCACTCGGGCCTGCTGGCCGCACGCCACGTGGTCGGGGCCGATCTGGTCGTCGTCGCGCAGGGTCCTGGGAATCTCGGCACCGGAACGCGTTGGGGATTCTCCGGGGTCGCTGCCGGCGAGGCGATCAATGCGGCCGCCACGTTGGGCGGCCGGCCGATCGGGTCGCTCCGGGTGTCGGAGGGCGATGCGCGCGAGCGGCACTACGGCGTCTCCCACCACAGTCTCACGGCGTACGGCCGGGTCGCGATGGCACGCGCCGAGATCGTCGTACCGACACTGCCCGGAGAGTTCGGCGAGCGGGTCCGTGCTCAGGCGGCCGAGCTCGCACCGCGCCATGCCGTCGTCGAGACGCCCTGCTCCGGTCTGCGCGAAGCGCTCGAGAGCACGCCGGTACGCCTGTCGACGATGGGCCGCGGACTCGACGAGGACGCCGCGGCGTTTCTCGCCGCTGCAGCGGCCGGGCGGTACGCGGCGCGCTGAACCGCCCGGCCGACCAGCTACTTCTTGGCGATGTCGAGCACGAACACGAGCGTGTCAGTGCCTTCGATCTTGGCCTGCGGGTTGCCGTTGGGGCCGTAGCCGTCGTCGCGCGGGATCGTGATCAGCACGCGATCGCCCGGCTTCTTGCCGATCAGGCCCTTCAGGAAGCCCGGGATCAGCTGGCCCTCGGACAACGCGAACTCGGCCGGATCGCCTCCGTAGTTGCCGTCGAACTCCTTGCCGGTGCGCCCGTTGATGCCGACGTAGTTCACCTTCACCTTGTCGCCCGCCTTGAGCGGGGTGCCACTGCCCTTGCTGAGCACCTTCGACTCAGTCTTGGCGACGTAGAACGGCTTCTTGAAGCTGACCTTGGGCTTGTCTCCGGTCTTCCCGGTCACCTTGACATCGCCGATGTCACCGGTCGCGGCCGGCTGCTTCGGGGGCTTCTGCAGGTCGACGACGAAGACCAGGCTGTCGGTGCCCTCGATCTTCGCCTGTGCGTTGCCGCCTGCGCCGTACGCGTCGTCGCGTGGAATGGTGATCAGGACGCGGCTGCCGAGCTTCTGGCCGACCAGGCCCTTGATGAAGCCGGGGATGAGCTGACCCTCTTGGAGCGGGAAGTCCACGGGCGTGCCCTTGCCGTTCTTCCAGGACGAGTCGAACTCCTTGCCGGTGCGCCCGTTGACGCCGAGGTAGTTCACCTTCACGGTGTCGCCGGCCTTCACGGCCTCTCCGTCGCCCTGGCTGATGACCTTCGTCTCGGTCTTGTCGACGAACAACGGGGTCTTGAAGTCGACCGTCGGCTTCGCGCCGTACTCGCCACTGACCTTGACGTCATCGACCGTTCCGGTTG
The sequence above is drawn from the Nocardioidaceae bacterium SCSIO 66511 genome and encodes:
- a CDS encoding dehydrogenase, giving the protein MRRTFLEWPVVRQVLSGDRLGRGPAVTSERTRELAPRTSTADRVVQSVCPYCAVGCGQRVFVKDEQVVQIEGDPDSPVSRGRLCPKGAASEQLVNSPGRQTQVLYRPPRATEWQRLDRDTAIDMIAERFVESRRNTWQEHDEDGRLLRRTMGIAALGGATLDNEENYLIKKLFTAAGAIQVENQARI
- a CDS encoding TIGR03619 family F420-dependent LLM class oxidoreductase, with amino-acid sequence MELQVVLPDESTSMPARTLVDLARAAEELGFTTAWLPDHVLPPGEWGTTFGGVYEPLVTIAHLSAVTERLRLGTSVLIGPLRNPFVLARQVATLHELSGGRIVLGVGVGWSREEFDAVGGDFSRRGAVTDDVLELLRHLFAGGEAPYDGRRFSYEHGVFAPVPEGRSVPIMVGGNSVPALRRAARYADIWQGLPADPAEFAANAATLSELTPDRTVIPALRIGWEPTASAAQVAETVARYGEAGAAQLAVHLGGYVDALARMETLADAVARA
- a CDS encoding DEAD/DEAH box helicase — protein: MTSPAERYAQFKADRARPAFAGFRELYEFDLDAFQVEACQALEDGHGVLVAAPTGSGKTIVGEFAVHLALEQGRKCFYTTPIKALSNQKYADLAARYGESNVGLLTGDNSVNGDAPVVVMTTEVLRNMLYAGSRTLEGLGHVVMDEVHYLADRFRGAVWEEVIIHLPESVSLVSLSATVSNAEEFGDWLSEVRGDTVTVVEERRPVPLYQHVMVGRRMFDLFEEDERADGGPRVNRELERIARDEWRARSIGGSGRGRGPRPNKGGRRGRSYAASRNRGRHYTPNRVDVLNRLDAAGLLPAIVFIFSRAGCAAAVQQCLASGLRLTSPSEESEIRAFVAEHCAHIPRDDLYVLGYHDFVEGLARGIASHHAGLLPTFKEVVEELFSRGRVKAVFATETLALGINMPARSVVLEKLSKWNGETHADITPGEYTQLTGRAGRRGIDVEGHGVVLWQPGLDPRQVAGLASKRTYPLRSSFHPSYNMAVNLVRQVGRSTAREMLEQSFAQFQADRAVVGLARKVRKAEEALEGYAEAAQGEAGDFIEYARLRRRIGELESKGSKRRKAVARERAVESLNALKPGDVIDVPGGRWAGLAVVVDPGTYSDPNGPRPLVLTLDRHSRRLSSGDFPTPVEPLVRMRVPKSYNPRNPGSRRDLASALRAKTRDMDPDSPHRSRRKEPAPADPELEELGEELRAHPCHNAPDREDRVRWADRYLKLERDTATQRRQIETRTNTIARQFDRVCDVLGELGYLDGDTVTPDGERLTRLYTELDLVAGECMRRGVWDDLTPAELCAVLSGLTYETRNPEQAAGARYPTQEVRAVASRMSGIGADLERVERDHRLSFLRRPDFGFAYAAWQWASGRPLDEVLTEAELEAGDFVRAVKLVLDVADQVANAAGPTDLRETARDAGALLRRGVVAYTSVTTR
- a CDS encoding YegS/Rv2252/BmrU family lipid kinase, which codes for MPVRPIRHVDVLVNPTAGQGRGAKVAAEAIPLLQRSGLTVRVRQGRDGDEAADLARASAQEADAVVVIGGDGLVHLAADALAGTDTPLGIVPAGTGNDAARHLSLDRKHARAAVNTIIAGRTRRVDLAHAFGRHITTVIASGFDSAVNERANRMRWPHGQMRYNIATVAELMGFEPIRFTLELDGEVRELEAMLVAVGNGPSFGGGLRICEGAEIDDGLLDVAIIHPISKTQLVRSYPRLFTGSLAQHPRYEKVRVRRVSIAAADVVAYGDGERLGALPMTVEVRPGALRVFAPA
- the uppS gene encoding polyprenyl diphosphate synthase, producing MRVPGPLRAAYVQRLRRQVMSGSRPAHVGLIMDGNRRWARRSGLANVSLGHKYGAERAEEMLGWCTKVDVRHVTVYLCSTENLNRRGRAEVDFLMQVIEKGLAHRLATQNDRWRVHTAGMLDALPDSTARALKGAVEATADYSTGFHATLAVGYGGQQEIVDAARNLMLERAQGGASPSELAADLTIEDIERHLYTAGQPDPELIIRTSGEQRLSNFLSWQSAHAHLYVCEAPWPAFREIDFLRALRDYAARS
- the tatC gene encoding twin-arginine translocase subunit TatC — translated: MRLPRGRKKPEPAPDGTMPLREHLRELRNRLVKGVLAIFVGSIVAFFFYDQLFDLLTRPYREGISQLLAEGEDINAELTLTGVADAFTLNLKVSLVAGLVLASPIWLWQIWAFIMPGLHANERRWGIVFACVAGPLFAIGIATGYYVLPKGIEILIGFTPGDVSNLTSVTGYLNFVLRMLLVFGVAFEIPLFVLLLNLAGVVKGRQLGEYRPWIIVGVFVFAAVATPSTDPISMLFLALPMTALFLISEILARLIDRRRGVSLEGDYDKYDDEEQSDLEIPHDPDDDRPSRLDD
- the tatA gene encoding Sec-independent protein translocase subunit TatA — translated: MFRQIGPTEIILIIAVVVLLFGAKKLPDLARGSGRALRIFKSETKGLIDGDDDDSKKKSDDESTPEIETSDSTRATYDIDEKTGNVVPRDQSN
- a CDS encoding WYL domain-containing protein, which codes for MSGARDQVTRMLALVPYLRSHEGIPVDQVASDFGVSTSQIVNDLNVLWFCGLPDAVTGEMIDVDMDALESDGVVYIDNAEFLSRPLRLTKYEALSLIVALRTLRASAGDEEREAIESALAKLESAAGDGAAAASAIEVHVEDVSNDVKNTVTEGIARGRRMHLSYLVPSRDEQTERDVDPLRLVTGEGRPYLEAWCYRADDVRLFRLDRVTDIRLLDEPVADHDVAARDLSAGLFQPDPDSPRAVIDLSPAAHWIAEYYPNDSIEERPDGVLRVVMRVGDLAWLRRLLLRQGGSAVVLEPDSLAVEVGTQAREALAAYQ
- a CDS encoding WYL domain-containing protein, which produces MATTRKSERLMNLVIALLVSRGFLPKERIREAVTGYHGQSAEAFDRMFERDKDELRDIGIEIEVGSNERFFDDEVGYRIRRDEFELPEITLEAHEAAVVGLAARVWQHARLATEASSAVVKLKAAGVPVDSDLLNLVEPQLAASEPAFEPLWDALLSRTPVEFTYGRIGQQSTWREIEPWGVVSWHGRWYLAGYDRGREGPRLFRLSRIIGEVSTAGSPGEYDVPDDADVRAMASALFPAPADNVATVRARAGTAFGMRRRATEVTDADDWSTLSVPYASLNSLAEEVASYGPDVVAVEPAELVSLVVDRLRGVEKTHAGSGVE
- a CDS encoding DUF3866 family protein — its product is MIRMREGEVVEVRAEWPGARELSVEMDGDRVRALAYVDVVGSPEPGDRVILNATALLMRLGTGGYALVTALPDRLPADPPPAPGHLVKARYTPLQTTVLGVDEQDSPDHATLRDADDLGGLPVIVADLHSALPAILAGARAVRADARIAYVMTDGGALPAAFSRTVAGLQEAGWLQATITVGQAYGGDLEAVTLHSGLLAARHVVGADLVVVAQGPGNLGTGTRWGFSGVAAGEAINAAATLGGRPIGSLRVSEGDARERHYGVSHHSLTAYGRVAMARAEIVVPTLPGEFGERVRAQAAELAPRHAVVETPCSGLREALESTPVRLSTMGRGLDEDAAAFLAAAAAGRYAAR
- a CDS encoding FKBP-type peptidyl-prolyl cis-trans isomerase, with product MRSLPVRLLVLILAPLLVLTACGGDDDDGGGSGSPDDIKVTGDFGKEPKVDIPDKYSVDESSTRVISEGEGEEVKKGDDVLVQLAAYNGTTGSDIFSMFSGQTAQPQTMKVDDKSSLIPGLASRIEGETVGSRLLVSITPEDGFGEQGNAQAGIGPDDTVVALVDLLPTKDAPKATGTVDDVKVSGEYGAKPTVDFKTPLFVDKTETKVISQGDGEAVKAGDTVKVNYLGVNGRTGKEFDSSWKNGKGTPVDFPLQEGQLIPGFIKGLVGQKLGSRVLITIPRDDAYGAGGNAQAKIEGTDSLVFVVDLQKPPKQPAATGDIGDVKVTGKTGDKPKVSFKKPFYVAKTESKVLSKGSGTPLKAGDKVKVNYVGINGRTGKEFDGNYGGDPAEFALSEGQLIPGFLKGLIGKKPGDRVLITIPRDDGYGPNGNPQAKIEGTDTLVFVLDIAKK